A section of the Enterococcus montenegrensis genome encodes:
- the mltG gene encoding endolytic transglycosylase MltG, which translates to MSKQHPEEESFKDKILNSLNNSDEETSKNERSSTRQGQQNRNSSSNGQRDRLNVSKESVGARRSGGAKSNSPSTKKNTPSKKDAKEVKKVPAKKKLKKEKVDTNTKVPLSTSSDEMQRRKMRQKEDRIVSKIVTVVVVALLVIGGILGFSVYRYVSSSLQPLDTDSKKTIAVEIPSGSSNKQIGEILQEDKVIKSGMVFNYYTKFNNLTGFQAGSYHFSPSMTLEEISKNLQGGGAGTAGADAKLTIPEGVDIDKIGDIIARDTKIKKSEFIDLMKNEDFFKKTQAKYPDLLASAAKAKGVRYRLEGYLFPATYDYYKTSSLEDIVTQMIDKTNTVMSAYYDTIKQKNMDVQEVLTLASLVEKEGVTETDRKKIAQVFFNRIAAGMPLQSDISILYALGEHKEKVYNKDLQVDSPYNLYTNTGYGPGPFDSPSEQSIKAVLDPTPNNYYYFVADIKTGKVYYAETYEEHLALVEKYVNN; encoded by the coding sequence TTGTCTAAACAACATCCGGAAGAAGAATCTTTTAAAGACAAGATTTTAAATTCGTTAAATAACTCAGATGAGGAAACTTCAAAGAATGAAAGAAGTTCAACTCGTCAAGGTCAACAAAATAGAAATAGTTCGTCAAATGGTCAACGAGATCGTTTGAATGTTTCCAAAGAATCAGTTGGCGCAAGAAGAAGTGGTGGAGCAAAAAGCAATTCACCAAGTACTAAAAAAAATACGCCATCAAAAAAGGATGCAAAAGAAGTAAAAAAAGTGCCTGCTAAAAAGAAGCTTAAAAAAGAAAAAGTGGACACGAATACAAAAGTACCACTTAGCACGTCTTCAGATGAGATGCAGCGCAGAAAAATGCGTCAAAAAGAAGACCGCATTGTTAGTAAAATTGTGACGGTTGTTGTGGTTGCCTTATTAGTTATTGGTGGTATTTTAGGCTTTTCTGTTTATCGTTATGTTTCAAGTAGCTTACAACCATTAGATACTGATAGTAAAAAAACTATTGCAGTGGAAATTCCAAGTGGTTCATCGAATAAACAGATTGGTGAGATTTTGCAAGAAGACAAAGTGATTAAAAGCGGTATGGTATTTAATTACTATACAAAATTTAATAACTTGACTGGGTTTCAAGCGGGCAGTTATCATTTTTCTCCGTCTATGACATTAGAAGAAATTAGTAAAAATCTACAAGGTGGGGGCGCCGGAACTGCAGGTGCAGATGCGAAGTTAACTATTCCAGAAGGCGTTGATATTGATAAGATTGGTGATATTATTGCCAGAGATACGAAAATTAAGAAATCCGAATTTATCGATTTGATGAAAAATGAAGATTTCTTTAAGAAAACACAAGCGAAGTATCCTGATTTATTGGCGAGTGCGGCGAAAGCTAAGGGAGTTCGTTATCGCCTAGAAGGCTACTTATTCCCTGCGACGTATGATTATTATAAGACTTCGTCATTAGAAGATATCGTAACCCAAATGATTGACAAAACTAATACTGTAATGTCAGCATACTACGATACAATTAAGCAGAAAAATATGGATGTACAAGAGGTTCTAACCCTTGCTTCTTTAGTTGAAAAAGAAGGGGTAACAGAAACGGACCGTAAAAAGATTGCGCAAGTATTCTTTAACCGGATTGCCGCTGGGATGCCACTACAATCAGATATTTCCATTTTATACGCTTTAGGTGAGCATAAAGAAAAAGTTTACAACAAAGATTTACAAGTAGACTCACCTTATAATTTATATACTAATACTGGTTATGGTCCAGGACCGTTTGATAGTCCAAGCGAACAATCAATTAAAGCAGTCTTAGATCCAACACCAAATAATTACTATTACTTTGTTGCAGATATTAAAACTGGTAAAGTTTATTATGCTGAAACATATGAAGAACATTTGGCCTTAGTTGAAAAATATGTAAATAATTAA
- the greA gene encoding transcription elongation factor GreA, whose product MVEKVYPMTVEGKEKLEQELEELKTVKRGEIIERIKIARGFGDLSENSEYESAKDEQAFVEGRITTLENMIRFAQIIDNDGVDNDEVSLGKKVTFVEQPDGDEEEYTIVGSAESDPFSGKISNDSPIAQALIGKKVGDEVTIQTPGGDMLVKITKVAQA is encoded by the coding sequence ATGGTAGAAAAAGTTTATCCAATGACAGTTGAAGGTAAAGAAAAATTAGAACAAGAATTAGAAGAATTAAAGACTGTAAAACGAGGCGAAATTATTGAGCGAATTAAAATCGCACGTGGATTCGGTGACTTATCAGAGAACTCTGAATATGAGTCTGCTAAAGATGAACAAGCATTTGTGGAAGGTAGAATTACCACATTAGAAAATATGATTCGTTTTGCCCAAATTATTGACAACGATGGGGTCGATAACGATGAGGTCTCCCTTGGAAAAAAAGTAACGTTTGTAGAACAACCTGATGGTGACGAAGAAGAATATACAATCGTTGGTAGTGCTGAGTCAGATCCGTTTTCTGGCAAAATTTCTAACGATTCACCAATTGCACAAGCTTTAATTGGCAAAAAAGTTGGTGATGAAGTAACAATTCAAACTCCTGGTGGCGACATGTTAGTAAAAATTACAAAAGTTGCACAGGCCTAA
- a CDS encoding XcbB/CpsF family capsular polysaccharide biosynthesis protein yields MEIVKSNQSNQLFNKIFKRTKIYRIDDKIDLTHDKIGVELDEYHNLLKSATLNQESADLLRKLNDNGYVLYWYKKRISYFVKKDKVNTIWQRNDLLQLGDFLFTINEPEHFCKSADNNLIVIFSSYPSRRADILSSKITRRVFPDFFSNIDNYIIGDSVVLRIMDSSGLYGSAYMDTETNKEIEINVQNIISEVKEQYGIASNKVILTGSHKGALAALYHSYLGNYASVVCDPQAKFETLSENSELDTLVAYMPKIDVKKKFGVFEKQENKYVLYTKSIKPKKQKFYIPMCRPN; encoded by the coding sequence ATGGAGATTGTTAAGAGTAATCAGAGTAATCAACTTTTTAATAAAATTTTTAAGCGTACGAAGATATATAGGATAGATGATAAAATTGATTTAACCCACGATAAAATTGGAGTTGAATTGGATGAATACCATAATTTGTTGAAAAGTGCAACGTTAAATCAAGAGTCTGCAGATTTACTTCGAAAGTTAAATGACAATGGCTATGTTTTGTATTGGTATAAAAAGAGAATAAGCTATTTTGTAAAAAAAGATAAAGTAAATACTATTTGGCAAAGAAATGATTTATTACAGCTTGGTGACTTTCTTTTTACGATAAACGAACCAGAACATTTTTGTAAGTCCGCAGATAATAATTTAATCGTTATTTTTTCTTCGTATCCTAGTAGACGTGCCGATATTCTAAGTTCGAAAATCACAAGAAGAGTATTTCCTGATTTTTTTTCTAATATAGATAATTACATTATAGGAGACTCAGTTGTACTGCGTATTATGGATAGTAGTGGTCTATACGGAAGTGCGTATATGGATACGGAAACTAATAAAGAAATAGAAATAAATGTTCAAAATATAATTTCTGAAGTTAAAGAACAATATGGAATAGCATCAAATAAAGTAATCTTGACGGGGAGCCATAAAGGAGCTTTAGCTGCGCTTTATCATTCGTATCTCGGTAATTATGCAAGTGTAGTTTGTGATCCTCAAGCAAAGTTTGAAACTTTATCCGAAAATAGCGAATTAGACACGTTAGTTGCATATATGCCGAAAATTGATGTTAAAAAGAAGTTTGGTGTTTTTGAAAAGCAAGAAAACAAGTATGTATTATATACAAAAAGTATAAAACCTAAAAAACAGAAATTTTATATTCCTATGTGTCGACCAAATTGA
- a CDS encoding CDP-glycerol glycerophosphotransferase family protein has protein sequence MKIGIIGFNIFGVGGTSRSNINLIQELQQEESDIVFFNTSSFSEEDVKELVDRESLRKNVSFRKLNDILMGEALDSYILTRESLFVLARALKKTYPNSKIIGEVHAPIYNVEIGPDFAADAIDIYRVSTINTAKLLKQKIGKNNVIPFSISIRHVLFVNEIKNKPSKPTNFFIFSRFDETSKDIAYAISLMRYLVKEKRMTNYKLFINGQGIARVLYKNLINAYGLNDNVFINYEPPTNYIYLSTSRAETFGYSIMEALGQGMPAILYPGDDGVLKEVYGNLKSVAWLTKDIKEDAQTVIRFIEEPWLNQEYQYDLQYIKTNCITEGYGHEYIDKVIKNDYSVNFNGDVNASEIVNEIYSSHLGNQTLWGKIVKKGNRNRYFRRISQSKKIQKYTSKITNFFKKSTTNPGNSIIEETIKDNYIFIESFHGKNFSGDPKYIALAIKERYPDVKIFVSSINQLVDMEIYQHHFTPIRTGSNKYVSTFRQSRLIIVNGNTLDKVGKREGQIFFQTWHGFPLKKMVADLENEKEKQTQLKAFLPRMMKWDYLLSSSSRNTRYITSAFQLEKNPNLKILEVGAPKNTYLIENNINSDEIERLHLKYFGTEPRGFKYVLYCPTWRQEKRDDLSALDLKKIINLLPINYHLIVKLHPNEAYLRRHYANLDSRIHCFYNDITDIQELYLLSETLITDYSSAMFDFAHTRKKIIVLQEDKQQYVQKVGWYFDLEDLTGLIGKSYSEEELVREIIEPEMDFYNEIICDVLMSNDTDSSTNELIEILAEDIFMEAKNGDC, from the coding sequence ATGAAAATTGGAATAATTGGATTTAATATTTTTGGTGTGGGTGGCACTAGTCGTAGTAATATCAATTTGATTCAGGAACTACAACAGGAAGAGAGTGATATTGTTTTCTTTAATACTAGTAGTTTTTCAGAAGAAGACGTAAAGGAACTTGTTGATAGAGAGTCACTTAGAAAAAATGTATCATTTAGAAAACTAAATGACATTCTGATGGGGGAGGCATTAGATAGTTATATACTGACCAGAGAATCATTGTTTGTATTAGCAAGAGCACTAAAGAAGACGTATCCAAATAGTAAGATTATTGGAGAAGTTCATGCGCCAATCTATAATGTTGAAATAGGGCCAGATTTTGCTGCAGATGCTATCGATATTTATCGTGTTTCAACAATTAATACAGCTAAATTATTAAAACAAAAAATTGGTAAAAATAATGTTATTCCGTTTTCAATTAGTATTCGTCATGTGCTTTTTGTAAATGAAATAAAAAATAAACCAAGTAAGCCGACTAATTTTTTTATTTTTTCTCGGTTTGATGAAACCTCAAAAGATATCGCCTACGCGATATCATTAATGAGGTATTTGGTAAAAGAAAAGCGTATGACTAACTACAAGCTTTTTATTAATGGGCAAGGAATAGCAAGAGTTTTATATAAAAATCTTATTAATGCTTATGGTCTCAATGATAATGTCTTTATTAATTATGAACCACCAACTAATTATATATATTTGAGTACTTCAAGAGCAGAAACTTTTGGATATTCAATTATGGAAGCACTAGGTCAAGGGATGCCCGCAATTTTATACCCTGGTGACGATGGTGTTTTAAAAGAGGTTTATGGTAACCTTAAAAGTGTTGCATGGTTGACTAAAGATATTAAAGAAGACGCTCAAACTGTAATTCGATTTATTGAAGAACCTTGGTTGAACCAAGAGTATCAGTATGATTTACAATATATTAAAACAAATTGCATTACAGAAGGGTATGGACATGAGTATATTGATAAAGTAATAAAAAATGATTATAGTGTTAATTTTAACGGCGATGTAAATGCTTCTGAAATTGTAAATGAAATATACTCCTCACATTTAGGAAATCAAACTTTATGGGGAAAGATTGTTAAAAAAGGAAATCGAAACCGCTATTTTAGGAGAATTTCACAAAGTAAGAAAATACAAAAATATACTTCGAAAATTACTAATTTTTTTAAAAAATCAACCACTAATCCTGGAAATTCTATAATAGAGGAAACTATAAAAGATAATTATATCTTTATTGAATCTTTTCATGGCAAAAATTTTTCGGGAGATCCCAAATATATAGCACTCGCAATAAAGGAGCGTTATCCAGATGTTAAGATATTTGTTAGCTCTATCAATCAGTTGGTAGATATGGAGATATACCAACATCACTTTACTCCAATTAGAACAGGGAGTAACAAATATGTCTCTACTTTTCGTCAATCTCGTTTGATTATTGTAAATGGTAATACTCTTGATAAGGTAGGCAAGCGTGAGGGGCAAATTTTCTTCCAAACATGGCATGGATTCCCGCTGAAAAAAATGGTCGCTGATTTGGAGAACGAAAAAGAAAAGCAGACACAATTGAAAGCATTTCTACCGCGCATGATGAAATGGGATTATTTATTAAGTAGTTCCTCAAGGAATACGCGGTATATTACAAGTGCTTTCCAATTGGAAAAAAATCCAAATTTAAAGATTTTAGAAGTTGGTGCTCCTAAGAACACTTATTTAATAGAAAACAATATTAATTCTGATGAAATCGAACGCTTACATTTAAAATATTTTGGTACTGAACCAAGAGGATTTAAGTATGTTTTATATTGTCCGACTTGGCGTCAAGAAAAACGTGATGATCTATCTGCACTTGATTTGAAAAAAATAATTAATCTATTACCGATAAACTATCACTTAATTGTTAAACTTCATCCTAATGAAGCTTATTTACGACGACATTATGCTAATCTTGATTCACGTATTCATTGCTTTTATAATGACATTACAGATATTCAAGAACTTTATTTGCTTTCTGAAACACTAATTACAGATTATTCTTCTGCTATGTTTGATTTTGCTCATACTAGGAAAAAAATTATTGTTTTACAAGAAGATAAACAACAATATGTTCAGAAAGTCGGTTGGTATTTTGACTTAGAAGACTTAACCGGCTTAATCGGTAAATCTTATTCGGAAGAAGAATTGGTTAGAGAGATAATTGAACCTGAAATGGATTTCTATAATGAAATTATTTGTGATGTTTTAATGAGTAATGATACAGACAGTTCTACTAATGAGTTGATAGAAATTTTAGCAGAAGATATTTTTATGGAGGCGAAAAATGGAGATTGTTAA
- a CDS encoding WecB/TagA/CpsF family glycosyltransferase has translation MREMILGLPVDQITYEDILTDVPKFLEGNQKMSIISVNPQIALEANKYPSVIDLLAKSTHRIPDGIGVVLVSKMTGGKIKERVAGFDLMVKLLEYANKTQKKCFFYGAKPEILQDAIKNIQKDYPNLIVSGSIDGYTKMNDCEIVAAMNKVKPDFIFVALGFPRQELWLAENMGSVNAHVFQDVGGSFDVLSGHVKRAPDFFIKTHLEWLYRSLSNPTRIGRIVQLPIFVVKSLWWKMRNGGRD, from the coding sequence ATGAGGGAAATGATTTTAGGGCTGCCCGTTGATCAAATTACGTATGAAGACATTTTAACAGATGTCCCTAAATTTTTAGAAGGTAACCAGAAAATGAGCATCATTAGTGTCAACCCGCAAATTGCGCTTGAAGCTAACAAGTATCCCAGTGTAATTGATTTACTTGCCAAAAGTACACATCGCATTCCTGATGGCATCGGCGTTGTTTTAGTCTCAAAAATGACCGGTGGTAAAATTAAAGAACGCGTAGCCGGCTTTGACTTAATGGTAAAACTTTTGGAATATGCCAATAAGACACAAAAAAAGTGTTTTTTTTATGGCGCTAAACCAGAAATTTTACAAGATGCCATCAAAAATATTCAAAAAGACTATCCTAATTTGATCGTTTCAGGCAGCATTGATGGTTATACAAAAATGAATGATTGTGAAATCGTGGCGGCGATGAATAAAGTAAAACCAGATTTTATATTTGTTGCTTTAGGTTTTCCCCGCCAAGAACTTTGGCTGGCAGAAAATATGGGTAGTGTCAACGCACACGTTTTTCAAGATGTCGGGGGAAGTTTTGATGTTTTAAGCGGACATGTTAAACGTGCACCAGATTTTTTTATTAAAACACATTTAGAGTGGCTATATCGCTCATTAAGCAATCCGACGCGAATTGGTCGAATTGTACAGTTACCGATTTTTGTAGTAAAAAGTTTGTGGTGGAAGATGAGGAATGGGGGAAGAGACTAG
- a CDS encoding glycosyltransferase family 39 protein gives MNVNQSSFYWLNSVITVVSILSFLTFFFIKLKFSTKEIDLEKVYQKNSVIKVLYWLAILILIGVMGQLMRVKLNWDFGTVHINAFSIAKTGKYLSIDYFARYPNNNVILLFLVFCYKVIIFFFNTSSIEESYTYMIFINAFIIWLGIFFSYRIIRENFSQNYSFIALFSMIFTLPTLFYANIFYTDTVGFFFVAFVLWLMGRYSFSCDHNKKIMLLIVIGIMIAVGYKIKAFVAILLVAFILNVFFNSKDRWLSRISNIICLIISFLATLFLIGLTTTSIIPVSESLSNENELPLTHWIAMGLNEKTNGGFNQMDYNNIKTFPSYKSKNEEAQRIIKRRIDSRGVIGTSNFVLFSKWTRTWADGDFATKDYGLWDPARDGIIQHLLRNRSISFLFQFTWFFILVLIAVGTLFFNKKTDVANISYYSFFGFVIFLSIWECNSRYVYCFIPIIVVMVITGIRNIKSIITRK, from the coding sequence TTGAATGTCAATCAATCATCTTTTTACTGGCTTAATAGCGTGATTACTGTTGTATCTATTCTTTCATTTTTAACTTTCTTTTTTATAAAATTGAAATTTTCAACTAAAGAAATAGATTTAGAAAAAGTATATCAAAAAAATTCTGTGATAAAAGTACTTTATTGGTTGGCTATTTTAATTCTAATTGGTGTTATGGGACAACTGATGCGAGTAAAGTTAAATTGGGATTTTGGTACAGTTCATATCAATGCGTTTTCAATTGCAAAGACAGGAAAGTATTTATCTATTGACTACTTTGCAAGATATCCCAATAATAATGTCATTCTGTTATTTTTAGTTTTTTGTTATAAAGTAATAATATTTTTTTTTAATACTTCCTCGATTGAAGAATCGTATACTTATATGATCTTTATAAATGCTTTTATTATTTGGTTAGGTATATTTTTTTCATATAGGATAATAAGAGAAAATTTTTCTCAAAATTATTCTTTTATAGCATTATTTTCCATGATTTTTACTCTTCCTACATTGTTTTACGCAAATATATTTTATACTGATACCGTTGGTTTTTTCTTTGTTGCTTTTGTTTTATGGCTTATGGGAAGGTATAGTTTTTCATGTGATCATAATAAGAAGATTATGTTACTAATAGTAATTGGTATAATGATTGCAGTAGGGTATAAGATAAAAGCCTTTGTTGCAATTCTTTTAGTAGCATTTATCCTAAATGTTTTTTTTAATAGCAAGGACAGATGGTTAAGTCGCATTAGTAATATAATTTGTTTAATTATCTCTTTTTTGGCCACACTATTTTTGATTGGTCTGACTACAACTTCAATTATCCCTGTGTCGGAGTCTTTATCTAACGAGAATGAGCTTCCGCTAACACATTGGATTGCAATGGGGTTAAACGAAAAAACTAACGGTGGTTTTAATCAGATGGACTATAATAATATTAAAACATTTCCGAGTTATAAGAGTAAAAATGAAGAGGCACAACGTATTATTAAAAGGAGGATTGATAGTAGGGGAGTTATTGGAACTTCAAATTTTGTGTTGTTCTCAAAATGGACAAGAACATGGGCTGACGGAGATTTTGCAACAAAAGATTATGGATTGTGGGATCCCGCAAGAGATGGAATAATTCAACATTTGCTGAGAAATAGGAGTATTTCGTTTTTATTTCAGTTCACATGGTTTTTCATTTTAGTTTTGATTGCAGTGGGAACCCTTTTTTTTAATAAAAAAACAGATGTTGCGAATATTAGTTATTATTCTTTTTTTGGGTTTGTTATATTTTTAAGTATCTGGGAGTGTAATTCTCGTTATGTATATTGCTTTATACCAATCATTGTTGTTATGGTTATAACAGGTATACGAAATATTAAGTCAATCATTACCAGAAAATAA
- a CDS encoding CDP-glycerol glycerophosphotransferase family protein — protein sequence MKIGIIGYDIFGTGGTRRSNLNLINEFSMHGDEVIFFNLLPFGKKQVKNIQSELEKPKNVSFYLLQQFPDVAACSSYILTRESLFSFARYIKFRWPEAVVVGEVHAPLDLIEPELDLGVDAVDVYRVATEKIKKRFIKRIKQDNVISFPISGRHIDFSVKKIQSDKQSLNFVVYSRFDERQKDISYAIKLIDYLVHGLGNNKIKLFLNGTGKGENFYRNLVAFYELKDHIFINQTLPKDYIYLSTARFETLGYSIMEAFASGKRIALYRGDDGSLAEIYKGFESVCWLNKNLADDSHALLQFYSEDISKVEENFLHDLTLAKEILDTKNYASDYIAKIMNVSFFKKESQENVDFSRVFEQVKKQSSFRENSFITNVYVKIKNAPLLGKIVGNSIVKDSAKKVLHYLRPANKIADLNDISGELMEDFFFIETFHGKSFAGDPKYIALELRKKFPEAYIYVSSADEWVDMEIMDYGFKPVRVGSEQYIHKFRKAAYVFMNGNSLDKSGKVKGQKFIQTWHGFPLKKMVANLNDLTQRQVESQAFLPRMKKWDYLLSSSKKNTELLKSAFMLNENHNLKIMEHGAPRNSYLIQHKDDETERIRLTTKYFIRPYDPSKKYVLYCPTWRKEKRETVATMDFRKLISLLPDNYEIIIKLHPLESKLFAQYRNLDERIHCFPNEISDIQELFLLSDVLITDYSSAMFDYAHLNKKIIVFQEDLNEYNRQVGWYFDIENLTDIRPQEYNEVSLSREILMLDNMKLYNKKIIETFLNQDTSSSTNQLFDELFDYKGSTVSKC from the coding sequence ATGAAAATTGGAATTATTGGTTATGATATTTTTGGCACCGGCGGAACTCGACGTAGTAATCTAAATTTGATCAATGAATTTTCTATGCATGGTGACGAGGTTATATTTTTTAACTTACTTCCATTCGGTAAAAAGCAGGTTAAAAATATTCAAAGCGAATTGGAGAAACCAAAAAATGTTTCATTCTATTTACTGCAGCAATTTCCCGATGTTGCTGCGTGTAGCAGCTATATATTAACTCGTGAAAGTTTATTCAGTTTTGCTCGATATATCAAGTTTAGGTGGCCTGAAGCAGTCGTTGTAGGAGAAGTGCATGCGCCACTAGATTTAATTGAGCCTGAACTAGACTTAGGTGTTGATGCGGTTGACGTTTATCGGGTCGCTACAGAAAAAATTAAAAAGCGATTTATTAAGCGGATTAAGCAGGATAATGTGATATCTTTTCCAATTAGCGGAAGACATATTGATTTTTCTGTAAAAAAAATTCAGAGTGATAAGCAATCTCTTAATTTTGTAGTGTATTCACGCTTTGATGAACGCCAAAAAGATATTAGCTATGCGATAAAGTTAATCGACTATCTGGTTCATGGTTTAGGAAATAATAAAATAAAACTATTTTTAAATGGAACTGGAAAGGGTGAAAACTTTTATCGTAATTTAGTTGCCTTCTATGAGCTAAAAGATCATATTTTTATTAATCAAACACTTCCGAAAGATTATATTTATCTTTCCACTGCACGATTTGAAACATTAGGGTACTCAATTATGGAAGCATTCGCATCCGGAAAACGAATAGCCTTATATCGCGGAGATGACGGTTCATTAGCGGAAATATATAAAGGTTTTGAGTCGGTATGCTGGTTAAACAAAAATTTGGCAGACGATTCACATGCGTTATTACAATTTTATAGTGAAGATATTTCAAAAGTGGAAGAGAATTTTTTGCATGATCTGACCTTGGCAAAAGAAATTCTTGATACGAAAAACTATGCTTCAGATTATATAGCTAAAATTATGAATGTTTCTTTTTTTAAAAAAGAAAGTCAAGAAAACGTTGATTTTAGTAGAGTTTTTGAGCAAGTTAAAAAGCAAAGTAGTTTCAGAGAAAATAGTTTTATAACAAATGTTTATGTGAAAATAAAAAATGCCCCGTTGTTAGGGAAAATAGTTGGAAATTCTATTGTTAAAGACTCTGCAAAAAAAGTTTTGCATTATTTACGTCCCGCAAATAAAATCGCTGATTTAAATGATATTTCTGGTGAGCTTATGGAAGATTTTTTCTTTATAGAGACTTTCCACGGTAAATCCTTTGCAGGAGATCCAAAATATATTGCATTAGAATTAAGGAAAAAATTTCCTGAAGCATATATTTATGTTAGTTCGGCAGATGAGTGGGTGGATATGGAAATTATGGATTATGGATTTAAGCCAGTACGTGTGGGCAGTGAACAGTATATCCATAAGTTTCGTAAGGCCGCGTACGTTTTTATGAATGGTAATTCTTTGGATAAATCTGGAAAAGTCAAAGGACAAAAATTTATTCAAACGTGGCATGGGTTTCCTTTGAAAAAAATGGTTGCGAATTTAAATGACTTAACTCAACGCCAAGTAGAAAGCCAAGCTTTTCTGCCTCGAATGAAAAAATGGGATTATCTACTTTCATCATCAAAGAAAAATACGGAGTTATTAAAAAGTGCTTTTATGTTAAATGAAAACCATAATTTAAAGATAATGGAGCACGGTGCTCCTAGAAATTCGTATCTTATTCAGCACAAAGATGATGAAACTGAGCGCATACGTCTAACTACTAAGTATTTTATTCGTCCATATGACCCATCAAAAAAATATGTGTTATATTGTCCGACATGGCGTAAAGAAAAGAGAGAAACAGTGGCTACAATGGATTTTAGAAAACTGATCTCACTATTACCAGATAATTATGAAATAATAATTAAGCTACATCCACTTGAGTCGAAGTTATTTGCTCAATATAGAAACTTAGATGAACGTATTCATTGTTTTCCGAATGAAATATCTGATATCCAAGAATTATTTTTATTAAGTGATGTGTTAATAACAGATTATTCATCGGCGATGTTTGATTATGCTCATTTGAATAAAAAAATAATTGTTTTTCAAGAAGATTTGAATGAATACAATAGACAAGTAGGATGGTATTTTGATATAGAAAATCTAACTGATATACGTCCTCAAGAATACAACGAAGTCTCATTATCCAGAGAAATTTTAATGTTGGATAATATGAAATTATATAACAAAAAAATTATTGAAACATTTCTTAATCAAGATACAAGTAGTTCTACCAATCAGTTGTTTGATGAACTCTTTGATTATAAAGGTAGTACTGTGTCTAAGTGTTAA
- the liaF gene encoding cell wall-active antibiotics response protein LiaF: MKNPWRFFLIVEALLLLYALWQVFNSPPLFMLLLFGILCLYFASRGKKQGRRTNFRLVVGCLAVFISLLNNPAVWLMLVFGVLFIGLKGVELTGIDPTKNAFWKKKQMVMVETEAPGLHPDKRQRQNLFGNERIGNQVFEWDDININMISGDTIIDLGNTILPKRDNIIMLRKGFGRTRILVPLGIGIALEHGGFIGNVTFVGEQTPLRSERITVYSEDYDTSERRIKILSSTLIGDIEVIRV, from the coding sequence TTGAAAAATCCGTGGCGTTTTTTTCTTATAGTAGAGGCACTATTGCTTCTTTATGCTCTTTGGCAAGTTTTCAATAGTCCACCACTTTTTATGCTGCTACTTTTTGGTATCCTTTGTTTGTATTTTGCCAGTCGCGGAAAAAAACAAGGTCGAAGAACGAATTTTCGCTTGGTTGTGGGCTGTTTAGCTGTTTTTATTAGCTTGTTAAATAATCCAGCAGTCTGGTTGATGTTGGTGTTTGGTGTGTTGTTTATTGGTTTAAAAGGTGTAGAGTTAACAGGAATAGATCCGACTAAAAATGCTTTTTGGAAGAAAAAGCAGATGGTAATGGTGGAAACAGAAGCTCCAGGGTTACATCCTGATAAGCGCCAACGACAAAATTTGTTTGGGAATGAAAGAATTGGTAATCAAGTTTTCGAGTGGGATGATATAAATATTAATATGATTTCTGGAGATACTATCATCGATTTAGGAAATACGATTTTACCAAAAAGAGATAATATTATTATGTTGCGAAAAGGTTTTGGCAGAACGCGAATTTTAGTGCCTTTAGGTATTGGTATTGCGTTAGAACATGGTGGCTTTATTGGTAATGTGACTTTTGTGGGAGAACAAACTCCGCTTCGCAGCGAGCGAATTACGGTATATAGTGAAGATTATGATACGAGTGAGCGCCGAATTAAGATTTTATCCAGTACGTTGATTGGGGATATTGAGGTGATTCGGGTATGA